The Priestia koreensis genomic interval TTTAGCATTTATTGATTTAAATCACTAGGTACCTTCACGATTATTTTTCGCTATTTATGCGTAGTATTGTACTTTTTATACAGGTAGTGCACGATAAAAGTTTCCAAACAAAAATCCCTCTACAACTTCCGTAGAATAATACTTTACTAGTTCGTTCATAAGGGCTTCATATCCTTTATAAGAGGACAATCCGCTCGTCGTTTGATCAATGCCGTCAAAGTCAGAGCCAAATCCAATATTACGCTCTCCTCCTAGCATACAAATGTATTCCACGTGGCGAATGACATCCGTAATAGACGGCTGATTTTTCGATAAAAACTCCGGTACAAATGTGATGCCAATCACAGAATCACGCTGAAGAAGCGCCTCAATCTGATCTCGGTTTAGATTTCGGGGATTTGGGCACAAATCATACACGTTCGAATGCGAGGCAATCGGATAGCTGGCATGTTCAATCACGTCCCAAAATCCTTTAATAGAAAGATGCGAAACGTCTGTCCAGACCTTTGCCTCATTGTTGGCCTGTACGACTCTCTTACCAAAGCTTGAGAGTCCTGCTCCTCGCTCCTCTAAAATGCCATCTGCGACCGCATTGCTGTAATTCCATGTTAAACCAACGGAGCGCACACCTAGGCGAAAAAGCGTCTTCAAACGGGCCATTTGGTCGCCAATCATGTCACATCCTTCGATAGTGAGCATCGCCCCAATTTCGTTTGCCGTAAGCATGTCTATATCTCTTTTCGTTTTCACCATTTTCATATGGGGGTTGGATAAAATATGGCTGTGAAAAAGCTCGATCATTTCAAGCGCTACGTCGAAACGATCACATGCTTTGACAGCCTCAGGAATGTAAATCGCAAACAGCTGGACCTTTGCTCCCGTTTCTTTTAACTGTTTGTAGTTGATGTGAAGCGCATTGGAATTGTTGAAGGATAGGCGAGGGTTCCACCATAACTTCATTAATACATCACAGTGTGTGTCAAAAATACGAGTCATACGTTCTCCTTCCTATGCTGACTGACCAACATGTACAAAAAGGACCTGTCGCATGTCGCACACAGGTCACTAAGCA includes:
- a CDS encoding dipeptidase, giving the protein MTRIFDTHCDVLMKLWWNPRLSFNNSNALHINYKQLKETGAKVQLFAIYIPEAVKACDRFDVALEMIELFHSHILSNPHMKMVKTKRDIDMLTANEIGAMLTIEGCDMIGDQMARLKTLFRLGVRSVGLTWNYSNAVADGILEERGAGLSSFGKRVVQANNEAKVWTDVSHLSIKGFWDVIEHASYPIASHSNVYDLCPNPRNLNRDQIEALLQRDSVIGITFVPEFLSKNQPSITDVIRHVEYICMLGGERNIGFGSDFDGIDQTTSGLSSYKGYEALMNELVKYYSTEVVEGFLFGNFYRALPV